A genome region from Triticum aestivum cultivar Chinese Spring chromosome 2B, IWGSC CS RefSeq v2.1, whole genome shotgun sequence includes the following:
- the LOC123042335 gene encoding uncharacterized protein, whose amino-acid sequence MPEQFLSPNPYAYTGYDAYTQGEGSQPYLSTRGIPMPEETRVPDLNQHHVQWPDSIGEGYAQDTPDVNWGDENTQRGVNTGLRGASHDHGVNTGLRGASHDLGDTVTSLVTEFFGGDVIGPSFIPPESQPYAYNYASGSQQGFATPPPTQDSQTHEAELEYDRGFRVPRPPNRLSPSGRKERPGGRRKVG is encoded by the exons ATGCCCGAGCAGTTTCTTTCCCCTAACCCATATGCGTACACAGGATATGATGCATACACCCAAGGTGAGGGATCTCAGCCGTATCTCTCCACGCGAGGGATCCCCATGCCCGAGGAGACTCGTGTACCAGATTTAAACCAGCACCACGTACAATGGCCAGACAGTATAGGAGAGGGATATGCTCAG GACACACCTGATGTTAATTGGGGCGATGAGAACACCCAACGCGGCGTCAACACAGGCCTCCGGGGAGCATCACATGATCATGGCGTCAACACAGGCCTCCGGGGAGCATCACATGATCTTGGCGACACGGTTACATCATTAGTTACAGAGTTCTTCGGAGGGgacgttattggcccatcttttATCCCCCCGGAGTCACAACCATACGCCTACAATTACGCTTCAGGTTCGCAACAAGGATTCGCGACTCCACCACCTACGCAGGACTCGCAGACACATGAAGCCGAATTGGAGTACGACCGCGGTTTTCGTGTGCCCCGGCCACCTAATCGCTTGTCGCCTTCCGGTCGTAAGGAAAGGCCAGGTGGTCGTCGTAAAGTAGGGTGA